Within the Flavobacterium sp. CG_23.5 genome, the region ATTGCTAGATGCCCTCCGTTTTATAATATTCTATAACTTCCTCGATCACCTCTTCGATGGTTGGTGTTTCGGCAATTACAATGTTTTTAACTTTATTTAATTCTAATGTTTTGGCTGTAGTATTACCCACGCAAAAGCAAATTTCATTTTTGATTTTATTGTTTGTCAAATAACTCTCCACACCAGATGGGCTAAAAAATAGAATCCCATCAAATTTTTCTTGGTCAGATATTTTAAAAGGTGCCAACTTGGTTTGATACACTTCGATTTCATTAAAAGTTATTCCCTCGTTTTTTAAGGCTTGCGGTAATGTTTCCTTACGTAAGTTTCCGCTTAAAAAAGTATAGCTTTCCTTGTTGTAAATTAAGGTGATGATTTCCGCTAATTCTGAGGCGTAATCCATGTAAACATCTACTTTAAAACCGTTAAGTTCCAGTAAATCTTTGGTTTTAATACCTACACAAAACACACTTTTGGTTTTAAGAGCTTCCCAACCGTTTTGTTCCATTAAACTCAAAACCGCATTTTGGCTACTGAAAATCAAATTAGTATTTATGGTGTTCAGTTCAAAAAGGTTGTTTTTAATTTCGATAAAATCTTGTTCTAAAAGATCAAAATTAGCCGCAAGAAATGCTTGCCTTTGCTCGTCTGACAATGTTTTGGTTGATAAAATGCTTGTTTGACTCATTATTTCTTTAAGTTATTTTTAATTTCCGTCATCAATTTTGTTCCGCCATTATTTAAGACTTTCTGAGCAGCATAGAAACCTAATTTTTTCCATTCTTCGATAGGAACAATTTTGTCCACTTCAATTTTTTCTTTTCCGTCAAGCGAAAATAAAACTCCCTGAAAATGAATGTTATCTTCCTCTTCATTATAGATTGCCAAAGCTCCAATAGGCGCCGTACAACCACCTTCTAAAGTTTTTAGAAACTGACGTTCTATATACGTTACGATTTCGGTTTCAATATTATTTAACTGAGATAAAGCGTCTAATGTAAACGCATCATCTTGCATAGCAACAACGAGCATAGCTCCTTGAGCGGGTGCGGGAATCATCCAGTCTAAATTAATGTAATTCTCCGGTTTTAAGTTGATTCTTTCTAAACCAGCAGCCGCAAAAATAGCTCCGTTCCAGTCTCCCTCCTTCAACTTTTTCATACGCAAATTTACGTTTCCGCGTAAGTCAACTACTTTATGAGTAGGGTATTTATTTAACCATTGTGCCTGACGACGCAAACTTCCTGTAGCAATAGTTCCTGATTCATTAAGAAAATCAAGATTGCCATTATGTACTAAAATATCTAAGGTGCTTGCTCTCTCTAAAACTGCTGCCTGTACAATCCCTATTGGCAAAGCCGTAGGGACATCTTTCATCGAATGTACAGCAATATCGACCTGACCGTTAATCATAGCAATATCAAGTGTTTTGGTGAAAATTCCTGTAATTCCTAATTCATAAAGTGGTTTGTCAAGAATGATATCTCCAGTAGATTTAACAGCTATAATTTCGGTTTTATATCCTAAATCGTTGAGTCTTTTTTCGACGTTGTGGGCTTGCCAAAGCGCGAGTTCACTATCGCGAGTTCCTATTCTAATAACTTTTTCTGCCATTTTTATATTTTGAATTCAAAAAAGTTCCTTTAAAATTAAAAACCATTAAGAAATTAAGATTCATTTAATTTTTATTTAGTGTCTAGCCTTTTAAAATACTAATTTACTAAATGCTACACTAGCTTTGATTTTTATCAATTTACACCCTATTTAATGCTACTTTTCAAAGTTAACCTCTTAGTACCCTTAATTTCTTAATGGTTCAAAAGATTAAAGTTTAAATTGAAATTATTTCGCTGTAGCGCCAATCTTGAAGACTTTTTCAATCCATTCGATACTTTCGTCCACCATAGTATCGTCATCTTTCAAATGATTGGCAAAGTGAGTTGTTATTTTTTGGATAATTCTATTGCTGATAATTTCAGCTTGTTCTTCATTGAAATTTAGAAGCTTTTTGCTTTGGAAATCCAATTCTGAAATTTTTATAGCATTCAATTTTGCTTTCAAAGCATGGATTGTCGGAGCAAATTTTCTGCCTTTCGTCCAAGTAATAAATTCTTCTTTTATTTCTTCAATAATCGCTTCCGCAGCGGGAATGTGTTTTTTTCTATTTTCTAAAGTTTCATCTGTCATTTGAGACAAATAATCCATGTGAATTAACGTCACTCCTTCTATATCCATCACGTCCTCATTGACATTTTTTGGAATAGACAAATCCAAAATCAACAATGGTTTTTTCAAATTCAGAATTGCTTTGTCAACCGTAGGGTTTTGTGCTCCGGTAGCAACGACTACAACATCTGCTTTTTGTAATTCCAGATGCAGTTCTGAATAATCTTTTACAATTAAATTCAGTTTTCCGGCTAATTTTTCGGCTTTATCTTTGGTTCTGTTGATTAAAGTAATGTGCTCGTTTTTAGTATGTTTTACCAAATTTTCACACGTATTTCTACCAATTTTTCCAGTTCCAAACAATAGAATATTTTTATTACCAATATCTTCCACATTCTTGATAATATACTGAACAGAAGCAAAAGAAACCGAAGTGGCACCAGAACTAATCTCCGTATCTGTTTTTATCTTTTTGCTGGCTTGGATTACAGCATTGACCAATCTCTCCAAAAAAGTATTGGCTAATCCGAAAGATTTTGATTGGATAAAACTGGTTTTTATTTGAGAAATGATTTCGAAATCACCCAGAATTTGACTGTCTAAACCTGTTCCTACTCGAAACATGTGACTGATTGCTTCTTGATTTTTATAAACAAAACCAACTTTTTGAAATGCTTCCACAGAACCTTGACTGTTTTCACAAATTAGTTTTATTAATTGAAAAGGGTGTTCTGCAAAACCATAGATTTCAGTACGGTTGCAGGTTGAAGTAACTATTAAACTCTCTATTCCTTCGGTCTTAGCTTGTTCCAGTAAACGCGTTTTTGCCGCGGCATCTAAACTAAACTTACCTCTAATCTCAGCATCTGCTTTTTTATAGCTCAATCCAACTGCGTAAAAATAATGATGCTTTGATGTGTTATTGTTTTCCATATTTGCACTTTTCCAGAAAGTGGAACAAAATTATCACTATACTATTTATAAAAATAACGCTAGAAGTTCTTTTTGTGTCGCTACGTGATTTTTTGGTTTTAAAACGTTGTTTTATTATAAAAACCCTTATTTTTGTAGCAGAAACAGGTATTTTTTATCGCCTTATTTAGAGCGTTTCTAAATTAAGTGATTTGCTAAATATCATTTTTAATTTAAAAAAACATCGCTATGGGTTCTCAGGAAATTATAAAAATTGAAGATGACTTTACCCTAATTCGTTTTCAGAATGATAGCACTGAAGCCTTTCAAGCCCAACGCGAAGTAAGCAGCGGATTGATTCAGTTTCATTTTGGATTGAAAGGAAATGCAAAATTCATCTTCAATCAAGGGAATTACGCTTTGGAACTAAAAGAAGAAAAATCGTTGCTTTTATACAATCCTCAGAAAGAATTACCTTTAAATCTGGAATTAGCGCCTAATTCTTGGGTAATTTCCGTTATTATTTCCATCAAAAAATTTCACGCCTTATTTTCGACAGAAGCCGATTATATCACCTTTTTAAGTGCAGACAACAAGGATAAAAAATATTACAACGAGGGAAATATTAGCCCGTCGATGGCTATTGTTTTATCTCAATTGTTTCATTACAGCCTGCATCCGTCGATAAAAAACCTCTATTACAAAGGAAAAGGATACGAATTATTGAGTTTGTATTTCAACCGAACCGAAGATCCAAATGCAGAACAATGTCCGTTTTTAATAGATGAAGACAATGTAATGAAGATTAAAAAAGCCAAAGAAATCATCATTGCCAATATGGCCGAACCACCCGGATTACAGGAATTGGCTGATGAAATCGGTTTGAATCTAAAGAAACTGAAAATGGGTTTCAAACAAATTTATGGCGATACCGTTTATGGTTTTCTGTTTGATTACAAAATGGATTTTGCCCGAAAATTACTGGATAGCGGTTCTTATAATGTAAATGAAGTGGGATTGAAAATTGGATATAGCACCGGAAGTCATTTTATTGCTGCATTCAAAAAGAAATTTGCCACCACGCCAAAGAAATATTTAATGTCCATTAATCCAAATATGTAGATTGGTATTGATTTCTTATATTAAACAATAAATAAAAAATAGTTAACCGCAATTTATCAAAAAGTAAGTTTGATTACTTTTATAGCAATAAAAAAAAAGCAACATGAAAGGTGTATTATTAGTCAATTTAGGTTCCCCGGAAAGTCCAACTCCAAAAGATGTAAAACCTTATTTAGATGAATTTTTAATGGACAAATACGTAATTGACGTTCCGTTTTTGTTGAGAGCATTGTTAGTTCGCGGAATTATTTTGCAAACCAGACCTAAAAAATCAGCTGCGGCTTACGCCAAAATATGGTGGGACGAAGGTTCACCACTTGTCGTTATATCAAAAAGAATGCACGCAAAAGTGAAACAACTCGTTGACGTTCCTGTTTCATTGGCCATGCGTTATGGAAATCCATCTCTATTATCTGGTTTACAAGAACTGCATGATAAAGGCGTGAATGAAGTGATGCTTTTTCCCTTGTATCCTCAACATGCGATGGCGTCTACAACTACCATTTTAGAACTAGCTGAAGAACACCGCAAAAAGTATTTCCCAGAAATGAAATTCACGATTGTTCCTGCATTTTACAACAAACCGGATTATTTAAAAAACCTTGCTGATTCTATAAAAAGTCATTTGGAAGGTTATGATTACGACCATTTATTATTCTCCTACCACGGAATTCCGGAGCGACACATTCGTAAAACGGATATCACCAAATCACATTGTAAAATTGATGGTTCTTGTTGCAACACGCCCTCACCAGCGCATGAATTTTGCTACCGTCACCAATGTTACGAAACGACCAAACAAGTTGTAAAACTATTGGGAATACCCGAAGGAAAATACAGTCAGACATTTCAATCCCGATTGGCAGGAGACAAATGGCTTACGCCTTACACGGATGTTGAAGTGAATAAAATGCCTGAAAAGGGAATTAAAAAATTGGCAGTTGTAACACCGGCTTTTGTTTCGGATTGTTTAGAGACATTAGAAGAAATTGCCATGGAAGCCAATCACGAATTTAAAGTTCATGGAGGCGAAGAATTTCTAGCCATTCCATGTTTAAATGATGGTGATGATTGGTGCAAAACCGTAAGTAATTGGATTAACGATTGGGCTCTGCCATTAGACTCAAAAGAAGAAGCGATTGGTTCTAAAAAAGCAAACGCTTAAATGAATGTTTCTGCCGAAGAATTAGGAACACAAGACATCAAAAAACTCTTGATAAAACAAGCGGTTCCGTCTTCTATTGGCATTTTATTTATGTCGGTTAATATTCTGGTGGACACTATATTTGTTGGGCAATGGATTGGTTCCTTAGCAATCGCTGCGGTAACGGTTGTTCTGCCTATTACCTTTTTGATTTCTTCTTTAGGAATGGCGATTGGAGTAGGTGGCGGCTCTGTACTTTCGCGAGCTTTGGGCGCTAAAAATAGCGAAAAAGCAATAGACACTTTTGCCAATCAAATCATGATGACTTTTTTATTGTCGTTTGTTTTTGTCGTGTTTGGCCTTTTCTTTAGTACTGAAATGTTGGTGCTTTTTGGCGCAAAAGGAGCCATCATGAAACCTGCAAGAGAATTCTTTTTTCCCATCATCATTTCAGTACCTTTTTTGGCGCTTTGTATGATGGGAAACAATATTATCAGGGCCGAAGGCAAAGCGAAATTTGCTATGATTGCCATGATTATTCCCGCTTTTGCAAATATTGCCTTAGATATTGTTTTTATAAAATTCATGAATTTGGGAATGTTTGGGTCGGCAATGGCTTCGGCAATTTCTTATTTCATGTGTTTTCTTTTTGTGCTTTGGTTTTTTGTCTTTAAAAGTGAACTGACACTAAGAGCGAGACATTTTAAGTTTAAAATGCCAATTATAAAGGAAATCACTGAATTGAGCATTGTCACTTTTTCGAGGCAGGGCGTCGTGAGTATTTTAGCCATTATCCTGAATCATACTTTATATACGTATGGAGGCGAACATTCGGTGGCTATTTATGGAATTATCAGTCGGATGTTGATGTTTGCTTTGTTTCCAATTCTGGGAATTACCCAGGGTTTTCTGCCCATTGCTGGCTTTAATTATGGCGCCGGAAATTATGAACGAGTTAAAGAAACGGTACAGCTTTCGATAAAATACTCCGCGCTTTTAGCTACATTAATTTTCATCGTTATTTTAGTTTTTGCTAAACCTATAGTTGCGATTTTTACTATTGACCCAGAAGTAATTGCAGAAACACCTGATGCACTTCGTTGGGTTTTTGCTGCTTCTCCAATTATTGCCGTTCAGTTAATTGGTGCAGCCTACTTTCAAGCCGCCGGAAAAGCAAAAAAAGCATTGCTTTTGACCTTAAGTAAGCAAGGATTTTTCCTGATTCCACTAGTGCTGATACTACCAAATTTTTTAGGTATTTTTGGAGTATGGATTGCATTCCCCATAGCCGATGTTTTGTCAACAATATTAACTGGCTATTATCTAAAAAAAGAAATGAATATAAAATTGATTAAAACTACCGATGGAATATTATAATTACCTTAAATCTCTACACCTCATCTTTGTTATTACTTGGTTTGCCGGGTTATTTTATATTGTTCGCTTGTTTGTTTATCAAATTGAAGCTGCACAAAAACCATCTCCGGAGAAAGAAATTTTGCAAAAGCAGTACAAAATAATGACGTATCGTCTATGGTATATTATCACTTGGCCATCGGCAATTTTAGCAAGTATATTTGCTTTTTGGATGTTGTTATTTACTGATTTAGGGCAAGCTTGGTTAAAAATGCCTTGGATGCACGTGAAACTTGGCTTTGTATTTGTTCTGTATTTATATCATGGAAAATGCCAACAAATATTCAAACAATTGCAAAATGATGAAGTGAAATACACGACAAATTTTATGCGTTTGTGGAATGAAGGAGCCACAATTATACTTTTTGCAGTGGTGTTTTTGGTGATTTTAAAAAATGCTGTAAACTGGATTTATGGAGTAGTTGGAATTTTTCTTTTTTCGATTCTAATTATGCTCGGATTTAAATTTTATAAACGCATTCGAGAAAAAAAATAGTTATCAGTCGCAGTCGCAGCTTCCAATCTGTAACTGACTACTGAGACGGAGACTGTAAACTAAAAAAAATGCTAGAGAACTTTAAAATGTCGATGCTTTCCTTACGAATCAGGATTTTCCTTTCCATGATTGTATTGATTATTATGGCGTCCGTTTTATTAGCTTCAATTTCGATTATACAATTTAAAAACGAAGCCAAAGAATACCACCAAGAACGCTTAGAAAAAAAAGAAGATGCGATAAAAGAACACATCAATTACGTGCTTTCTACCACAACGTATCCTTTGAAAACGGAAAACTTAGGATTAATTTTTAAAGATAAAATCCACGAACTAGCGCAAATTCATGGTATTGAAATCAATATTTACAGTCTCGACGGAAAACTGTTGAAATCCTCTAAGGAATCTTTTTCAGTAGATAAAGTGTCGCCTCCCGTCCCAAAATATATTCTGAAATTAGTTCGGTCTTCCATTGAAAAAAGATATGTTGACATTAAAACTATAGATGGAATAAAGAATCGATCGTCTTACAGCCAGATAAAAGATGATAAATTCAAACCTCTCGGGGTTTTGAATTTGCCTTATGTGGAAGATAATGGTTTTTACGAAAATGAATTAAACAGTTTCCTGATTCGCTTAGGCCAAGTGTATTCCTTTATGTTAATTGTGGCTTTTGCTTTGGCTTATTTTCTTTCGACTTATATCACTAAATCTTTGAAAACGATTTCAGACAAGTTGAGCGAAACCAGTTTGAATCAAAAAAACGAAAAAATTGTATTAGAAGCCAGCAGCAAAGAAATAAATCTGTTGATAGAAGCATACAACGGAATGGTAGATAAACTGGAAAAAAGCGCTGTAAAACTAGCGCAAAGCGAACGTGAAGAGGCTTGGCGCGAAATGGCAAAACAAGTCGCCCATGAGATCAAGAATCCGCTGACGCCAATGCGATTGACGGTGCAAAGTTTTCAAAGAAAATTTGACCCAAATGATACCGATATAAAGCAGAAAATGAAAGATTACTCGGAGACGTTAATCCAACAAATTGATACGATGAGTGCCGTTGCGTCAGCTTTTTCTAATTTTGCTTCCATGCCGGCACAACAGAATGAAACATTGAACGTCGTTAATGTAGTTGATTTGGCATTGGATATTTTCAACGAAGAGTATATTGTTTTTAAAAGCGATTCGCCTGAAATTATTTCTAAAATAGACCGAACCCAACTCATTCGAATCATTACCAATTTAGTTAAAAATGCCATTCAAGCTATTCCTGAAAATCAACAAAACAAAGCAATACTTGTTACCATACAAAAAGAGCTGAACAACGTCTTGATTACCGTTGCGGATAACGGAATCGGGATTCAACCGGAAGATATCAGTCGCATATTCGAACCAAAATTCACCACTAAAAGCAGCGGAATGGGTCTTGGTCTCGGTATTATTAAAAACATTATCGAAAATTATAAAGGAACGATTACCTTTGAAACTGAATTTGGAAAAGGGACTACTTTTACAGTTTCCCTTCCAATAATTAACTCCTAAAAATCATAATTATGAACTACGAAAATATCTTAATTGCAACCGAAAATAATATTGCAACGGTTACCATCAATCGTCCTTCAAAACTAAATGCCTTAAATGCAAGCACTATTTCTGACTTGCATAAAGCCTTTAAAACATTAGGGAAAAACAATGAAATTCGTGTTATTATATTAACTGGTAGTGGTGAAAAAGCTTTTGTTGCCGGAGCAGATATCTCAGAATTTGCCAATTATTCTATCGAAGAAGGGATGCAATTAGCTGCTGAAGGGCAAGAAAAATTATTTGATTATATAGAAAATCTAAAAACTCCCGTAATCGCAGCTATTAATGGTTTCGCTCTTGGTGGCGGTTTAGAATTAGCGATGTCATGTCATTTCAGAGTTGCTTCTGATAATGCTAAAATGGGACTTCCGGAAGTTTCACTGGGATTGATTCCCGGTTATGGAGGGACACAACGTTTACCTCAACTTATTGGTAAAGGTCGTGCAATGGAAATGATTATGACCGCAGGAATGATATCTGCCGAAGATGGATACCGAACTGGCTTGGTAAATCAGGTGGTGCCGCAAGCAGAACTTTTGGAATTTTGTATAGGTATTGCACAAAAAATAATGAAAAACTCCCCTTACGCTATTGGCAAAGCCATAAAAGCAGTCAATGCCAACTTCAAAGAAGGTAAAAACGGATTTGAAACGGAAATAAAAGCTTTTGGAAAATGTTTTGGAACTGAAGATTTTAAGGAAGGGACAACTGCCTTTTTAGAAAAAAGAAAAGCGGTATTTACTGGGAAATAGTTTTTAATATGGTACTATGTTTTTTATAAATATCTTTTTATTACACCATTATTACCGTGTAATAAAAGGATATTGTTTTTTGGAACAATCCCAAAAAAACTGAATCGAATTCTAAAACAATTTTTTTTCTTGCATTAATGGATTCTTTGGACAACAAACCCTAATTTTGCGAGCTAGTTTCAAATTTTAATTTTAAAAAACATGTCCTACCAACCCGTATTTGCCCTTTTTTGGGAAAGTGTAAAACAAAGTATTCAAGATGGAACCTACGCAAAGCTAACTTTGGCAAAGACCATAGGCGATACTGAATTAAAAAACATCTATGTTCGTCCCGTTTTACTCGAGAATGATGTGTTTGCGCTTTCGGTTACGGCACGTTCCAAAACAGAAGAAATAGAATCATTTCATACATTGGATGAAACCTTTATGGTATTGGCTCCGTTTATGAATAAACCTTTTTTAACGGCACTTTTATTTACGACTGAGAACGATATTACTTTTAAACTTAATAAGAAAAGAGTCGCAAGTATCATTGAACAAGCTCCCACGTTTAAAAACGCGTCGGATGTAATTATAGAAATGAAAGCGAAGGGAATCATATAAAAATGCAACTAATGTATCTATTCGATGCATTAGTAAAGCATGATGTTTGTAGCGCTGTTAACCAAATTAAGACTGTCTCGTTCTGATAAATCAAATCAGCACGCCTCTTTCTTCCCATTCACAAAATACATTTTCATCATACCCCTGTTTTTTACTTCAATTTCACCACGATAATCACAGTCAAAACTATCTCTGATGAGTTCAAAGGTATTTTCAGCGATATTAATTTTTCCAGGTTCAGAACAGGATTCCATGCGAGAAGCAATGTTCACGGTATCGCCCCAAATGTCGTAGGCAAATTTCTTAGTTCCTACAACTCCAGCAACCACTGGTCCAGAATTAATACCGATACGGATTTCAAAACGGGTTTCATTTTGTGGATTATGCTTTAATGATTTGTGTACAAAAGCGGCGATTTCAAAAGCGGCCGACACCATTTTATGGGCGTGGTCTGCTGTAGGAAACGGTAATCCGCCAGCACACATATAGCTATCGCCTACGGTTTTGATTTTTTCCAATCCATATTTTTCCATAATGGTATCAAACATAGAAAAATAGTAATCCACGCTTTCTACCAACTTCTCAGGAGATAAATAATTGGCGTATTCCGTAAATCCTTTGAAATCTGTAAACAATACTGTAACCGATTCGAACCGTTTTGCGGCCACTTTACCATTTTGTTTTAGCTCTTGAGCAGTTTCCTCAGGAAGAATATTGAGTAGTAAATTGTCTGAACGGTTTTTTTCTTCTTCAATTATAATGTTGGTTCTTTTAATGAATTTATAGCGTCTGTACAATCCGATTGCCAATAAGAAAATAAGGAAAAAAGAGAAAACTGTGGCATAAATAAGATTGCGCTGGCGTTTGGCTTTTAGATGCTGAATTTCTTTGTCTTTTTTGAGTAAATCAACCTGAACTTGTTTTTGATTAACTTCATAATTAGTCCGTAAATCAGCCATTTGTTCCACTGATTTGAGATTGGTGACACTGTCGCGATAAGAGATGTGGTTCTTGTAATATTTTAAAGATTCTGCTGAATTTCCGGCTTTTTCATAGAGTTGGGACAGTTTTAGATTGGACGTACTAGCTTGGTCTTTCAAACCATATTTTTGGGCTAGTTCCAAACTTCGGTTGGCATAATTCAACGCTTTTGTCCAATCATTTTGTTTCAAATAAATATCCGACATGTGAATTAGATAATCGGAAATTCCATAATAATCTTGCATATTTTCCAAAATGGCCGTCG harbors:
- a CDS encoding uroporphyrinogen-III synthase, translated to MSQTSILSTKTLSDEQRQAFLAANFDLLEQDFIEIKNNLFELNTINTNLIFSSQNAVLSLMEQNGWEALKTKSVFCVGIKTKDLLELNGFKVDVYMDYASELAEIITLIYNKESYTFLSGNLRKETLPQALKNEGITFNEIEVYQTKLAPFKISDQEKFDGILFFSPSGVESYLTNNKIKNEICFCVGNTTAKTLELNKVKNIVIAETPTIEEVIEEVIEYYKTEGI
- the hemC gene encoding hydroxymethylbilane synthase: MAEKVIRIGTRDSELALWQAHNVEKRLNDLGYKTEIIAVKSTGDIILDKPLYELGITGIFTKTLDIAMINGQVDIAVHSMKDVPTALPIGIVQAAVLERASTLDILVHNGNLDFLNESGTIATGSLRRQAQWLNKYPTHKVVDLRGNVNLRMKKLKEGDWNGAIFAAAGLERINLKPENYINLDWMIPAPAQGAMLVVAMQDDAFTLDALSQLNNIETEIVTYIERQFLKTLEGGCTAPIGALAIYNEEEDNIHFQGVLFSLDGKEKIEVDKIVPIEEWKKLGFYAAQKVLNNGGTKLMTEIKNNLKK
- the hemA gene encoding glutamyl-tRNA reductase, which encodes MENNNTSKHHYFYAVGLSYKKADAEIRGKFSLDAAAKTRLLEQAKTEGIESLIVTSTCNRTEIYGFAEHPFQLIKLICENSQGSVEAFQKVGFVYKNQEAISHMFRVGTGLDSQILGDFEIISQIKTSFIQSKSFGLANTFLERLVNAVIQASKKIKTDTEISSGATSVSFASVQYIIKNVEDIGNKNILLFGTGKIGRNTCENLVKHTKNEHITLINRTKDKAEKLAGKLNLIVKDYSELHLELQKADVVVVATGAQNPTVDKAILNLKKPLLILDLSIPKNVNEDVMDIEGVTLIHMDYLSQMTDETLENRKKHIPAAEAIIEEIKEEFITWTKGRKFAPTIHALKAKLNAIKISELDFQSKKLLNFNEEQAEIISNRIIQKITTHFANHLKDDDTMVDESIEWIEKVFKIGATAK
- a CDS encoding helix-turn-helix domain-containing protein; its protein translation is MGSQEIIKIEDDFTLIRFQNDSTEAFQAQREVSSGLIQFHFGLKGNAKFIFNQGNYALELKEEKSLLLYNPQKELPLNLELAPNSWVISVIISIKKFHALFSTEADYITFLSADNKDKKYYNEGNISPSMAIVLSQLFHYSLHPSIKNLYYKGKGYELLSLYFNRTEDPNAEQCPFLIDEDNVMKIKKAKEIIIANMAEPPGLQELADEIGLNLKKLKMGFKQIYGDTVYGFLFDYKMDFARKLLDSGSYNVNEVGLKIGYSTGSHFIAAFKKKFATTPKKYLMSINPNM
- the hemH gene encoding ferrochelatase — translated: MKGVLLVNLGSPESPTPKDVKPYLDEFLMDKYVIDVPFLLRALLVRGIILQTRPKKSAAAYAKIWWDEGSPLVVISKRMHAKVKQLVDVPVSLAMRYGNPSLLSGLQELHDKGVNEVMLFPLYPQHAMASTTTILELAEEHRKKYFPEMKFTIVPAFYNKPDYLKNLADSIKSHLEGYDYDHLLFSYHGIPERHIRKTDITKSHCKIDGSCCNTPSPAHEFCYRHQCYETTKQVVKLLGIPEGKYSQTFQSRLAGDKWLTPYTDVEVNKMPEKGIKKLAVVTPAFVSDCLETLEEIAMEANHEFKVHGGEEFLAIPCLNDGDDWCKTVSNWINDWALPLDSKEEAIGSKKANA
- a CDS encoding MATE family efflux transporter; this encodes MNVSAEELGTQDIKKLLIKQAVPSSIGILFMSVNILVDTIFVGQWIGSLAIAAVTVVLPITFLISSLGMAIGVGGGSVLSRALGAKNSEKAIDTFANQIMMTFLLSFVFVVFGLFFSTEMLVLFGAKGAIMKPAREFFFPIIISVPFLALCMMGNNIIRAEGKAKFAMIAMIIPAFANIALDIVFIKFMNLGMFGSAMASAISYFMCFLFVLWFFVFKSELTLRARHFKFKMPIIKEITELSIVTFSRQGVVSILAIILNHTLYTYGGEHSVAIYGIISRMLMFALFPILGITQGFLPIAGFNYGAGNYERVKETVQLSIKYSALLATLIFIVILVFAKPIVAIFTIDPEVIAETPDALRWVFAASPIIAVQLIGAAYFQAAGKAKKALLLTLSKQGFFLIPLVLILPNFLGIFGVWIAFPIADVLSTILTGYYLKKEMNIKLIKTTDGIL
- a CDS encoding CopD family protein gives rise to the protein MEYYNYLKSLHLIFVITWFAGLFYIVRLFVYQIEAAQKPSPEKEILQKQYKIMTYRLWYIITWPSAILASIFAFWMLLFTDLGQAWLKMPWMHVKLGFVFVLYLYHGKCQQIFKQLQNDEVKYTTNFMRLWNEGATIILFAVVFLVILKNAVNWIYGVVGIFLFSILIMLGFKFYKRIREKK
- a CDS encoding ATP-binding protein, which codes for MLENFKMSMLSLRIRIFLSMIVLIIMASVLLASISIIQFKNEAKEYHQERLEKKEDAIKEHINYVLSTTTYPLKTENLGLIFKDKIHELAQIHGIEINIYSLDGKLLKSSKESFSVDKVSPPVPKYILKLVRSSIEKRYVDIKTIDGIKNRSSYSQIKDDKFKPLGVLNLPYVEDNGFYENELNSFLIRLGQVYSFMLIVAFALAYFLSTYITKSLKTISDKLSETSLNQKNEKIVLEASSKEINLLIEAYNGMVDKLEKSAVKLAQSEREEAWREMAKQVAHEIKNPLTPMRLTVQSFQRKFDPNDTDIKQKMKDYSETLIQQIDTMSAVASAFSNFASMPAQQNETLNVVNVVDLALDIFNEEYIVFKSDSPEIISKIDRTQLIRIITNLVKNAIQAIPENQQNKAILVTIQKELNNVLITVADNGIGIQPEDISRIFEPKFTTKSSGMGLGLGIIKNIIENYKGTITFETEFGKGTTFTVSLPIINS
- a CDS encoding enoyl-CoA hydratase/isomerase family protein, encoding MNYENILIATENNIATVTINRPSKLNALNASTISDLHKAFKTLGKNNEIRVIILTGSGEKAFVAGADISEFANYSIEEGMQLAAEGQEKLFDYIENLKTPVIAAINGFALGGGLELAMSCHFRVASDNAKMGLPEVSLGLIPGYGGTQRLPQLIGKGRAMEMIMTAGMISAEDGYRTGLVNQVVPQAELLEFCIGIAQKIMKNSPYAIGKAIKAVNANFKEGKNGFETEIKAFGKCFGTEDFKEGTTAFLEKRKAVFTGK
- a CDS encoding adenylate/guanylate cyclase domain-containing protein gives rise to the protein MKLRFYKCIVEISGALCFLFFLSETAWGQEQKVADSLKLIYAKGNLKGTEKLELLRNLAFNEVDNLGLSLRYADELIALSKAEKNYLYLHRGYYQKGNKHRLAGDLDKSLDAFIKSEEAATKAKFVVGQGTAYSAIADIYSVMGNAKNADIYYNRAIQLLRKTDNAIALASALLNAGDQYLKNKQYNRSLRYFNESGAIFKKADYLIGTAYSLGNIGLVYAEKGNQKLAMEYLGKATAILENMQDYYGISDYLIHMSDIYLKQNDWTKALNYANRSLELAQKYGLKDQASTSNLKLSQLYEKAGNSAESLKYYKNHISYRDSVTNLKSVEQMADLRTNYEVNQKQVQVDLLKKDKEIQHLKAKRQRNLIYATVFSFFLIFLLAIGLYRRYKFIKRTNIIIEEEKNRSDNLLLNILPEETAQELKQNGKVAAKRFESVTVLFTDFKGFTEYANYLSPEKLVESVDYYFSMFDTIMEKYGLEKIKTVGDSYMCAGGLPFPTADHAHKMVSAAFEIAAFVHKSLKHNPQNETRFEIRIGINSGPVVAGVVGTKKFAYDIWGDTVNIASRMESCSEPGKINIAENTFELIRDSFDCDYRGEIEVKNRGMMKMYFVNGKKEAC